In Acidobacteriota bacterium, one DNA window encodes the following:
- a CDS encoding TVP38/TMEM64 family protein, giving the protein METKLHLAQRFPSTRRRAVILLLLAIGIVLAATSDSVHSWLLDLLIATEAIVRTRPVLGVIAFVALAATSAMVAFVSSALIAPVAILVWGKAISVLLLWTGWIIGGALAYAIGRYLGRQVVTALHRGPALHRYENIITHRAGFGFVLLFQFAVPSEVPGYLLGLARYPFWKYFVILLTVELPYAIATIYLGASFLERQTTLLIGLGAVVIAFSALALRTIHHRITRNHG; this is encoded by the coding sequence TTGGAGACCAAGTTGCATCTCGCGCAACGATTCCCTTCCACCAGGCGTCGAGCTGTGATTCTGCTCCTGCTGGCCATCGGCATTGTTCTGGCCGCTACTTCCGACTCGGTTCACTCCTGGCTGCTCGATCTGCTTATCGCCACGGAAGCCATTGTACGGACCCGCCCCGTGCTGGGCGTGATCGCCTTCGTCGCGCTGGCCGCCACCTCGGCGATGGTGGCGTTTGTTTCGAGCGCGCTCATCGCCCCCGTGGCCATACTCGTTTGGGGCAAGGCCATCAGCGTTTTGCTGCTGTGGACCGGCTGGATCATCGGCGGCGCGCTGGCTTATGCCATCGGGCGCTATCTGGGGCGGCAGGTGGTAACGGCGCTGCACCGCGGCCCGGCGCTGCACCGCTACGAAAATATCATCACCCATCGCGCGGGCTTCGGCTTCGTCCTGCTCTTTCAGTTCGCCGTGCCCTCGGAGGTTCCCGGATATCTGCTGGGCCTGGCGCGCTATCCCTTCTGGAAATATTTCGTCATCTTGCTGACTGTCGAGCTGCCCTACGCCATCGCCACCATTTACCTCGGCGCCAGCTTCCTCGAACGCCAGACCACGCTGCTCATCGGCCTGGGCGCGGTGGTCATCGCGTTCAGCGCGCTGGCCCTGCGCACCATCCACCACCGCATCACCCGCAACCACGGTTAG